The proteins below come from a single Zea mays cultivar B73 chromosome 8, Zm-B73-REFERENCE-NAM-5.0, whole genome shotgun sequence genomic window:
- the LOC103636216 gene encoding uncharacterized protein, which produces MFQYIIALILVAILVVSMNKSVDARMVHPIVTPEAISPSLASNDGRRLIGTTGHDELVALCQQMHYKTLCTTMTTLPGVMTPEQLLDASLRITAVKAAMTEMKLDQAIKSSSAQGNAMMSSLETCKESYASLVDSINTTRNTLKSGGSNADIMSELSAAATFSTDCEDTFDERPELKSPIPGAQRHVSRLVSNCLDLAATIMDQP; this is translated from the exons ATGTTCCAATACATTATTGCTCTGATTCTTGTCGCCATTTTGGTGGTGTCTATGAACAAGTCTGTTGATGCCCGCATGGTCCACCCCATTGTCACCCCTGAGGCCATCAGCCCCTCTCTCGCCTCCAACGATGGTCGTCGCCTGATCGGCACCACCGGCCACGATGAACTCGTAGCGTTATGCCAACAG ATGCACTACAAGACATTATGCACCACGATGACGACGCTGCCCGGGGTGATGACACCAGAGCAGTTATTGGACGCATCTCTGCGGATTACAGCGGTGAAGGCGGCGATGACGGAGATGAAGCTAGACCAGGCAATAAAGTCAAGCAGTGCCCAGGGTAACGCGATGATGTCATCACTTGAGACGTGTAAGGAGAGCTATGCGTCGCTGGTGGACTCCATCAATACCACGCGGAACACGCTCAAGAGCGGCGGTAGCAATGCAGACATCATGTCGGAGCTATCcgcggcggccaccttctccactGACTGCGAGGACACCTTCGATGAGCGGCCAGAGCTCAAATCGCCCATACCTGGGGCGCAGCGCCACGTTAGCCGCCTCGTCAGCAACTGCCTCGACCTAGCAGCCACCATCATGGACCAGCCCTAG